Part of the Candidatus Hydrogenedens sp. genome, AGGTTTTTGCAATTGGGAGAAGGGATTATTGTAATACAGGACCTTTCTGGTATATGGGAAGTATTTTGAATAGGAAGCGGACTTCTTTATGGTATGTAAGCCCTGATGGGCTTACATGGTTAACAGATTTCCCCAGTGCCGGTGATACAGTATATGGTGGAGTTGCTATGCGTGGGAATGAGATTTATATGTGTTATTACAGTAGTCCTATCACGAAGGATTATCCATGGATAATAGGTATGTTGGGGCAGACAGATATTTTTATGCTGAAATGTGATAAGGATGATTTTAAAAAGTTTGTCAGGTCTAAAATAGAAAAATAGTAAGCAAATTAATTATAACTCAATCATATTAAGGGGAGAATCTTAATTTTTATAAATAAAATTTATTTGAGGAATGTGTTGAGAAAATTAAATAAGTGAGATTTTTTCGCGTATTATTTTCTGCTGGGATTTATTAAGTCGAATGATGTGTGTAATGCCTTGATTTAATAATAATTCTCTTGCTTTTTCTAATTGGTATCCAACCTGTTGGACATTATGAGAATCATCTGCAAAAGTGAATGGGATTTCCAATTCGACTGATTTTTGGATAATGAAAATATCGGGGAATATGCGTTGTATAGGTTTCCTTAATCCGCTGGTATTGAGTTCGAGAATGCAGTTGTTCTTTTTTATTTCTTCCAGAGTTTCTTCAATGACCTTGAGCAATTTTGAAGAGTATTCGGGAACTTCTTCAGGTTTTAGGAAACAGGTGATTAAATCAAAATGTCCTACAATATCCGGTTTTATAGAGATAATCATCTCTTTTAAAGTCTGGTAATAAGCAATCATTAATTTTTCTAATCCGTGATATGCCTCAACAGCCTTATAAAATGTTTCTGAAGAAAAATCGGTCATGTAATTATTAACCCAATGGACTGAGCCGACTATATATTCAATATTTCCTTCTCTTATCAATTGCTGGTTGAAGGAGATATAGTCGTTAGGGGGGACTACTTCAATTTCCAAACCTTTTAATAGTGTAATTTGTGAAGCATATTTTTTTTGAAGATTATCAAGGGTATCGCAATAAGCATAGAAACTATGGATAAGGTCTTGGGGCGTTTTTTTTAATTCAATCTCTTCAGGGTAAAGGTATGCTTCATGTTTGCGTGGAGCATGTTCTGAAAAACCATAAACTGGCATATTAAGTTCGATAGCACGCAAAATGATGTCTTCAATATTGCTTTCTGCATGGTCGCAAAACTCTTTGCTGTGTCCTCCATGCATGGAAAAGAACCATGGAATTGTTTCTTGCATGAAAATTTTCTCCATACAATTTAGATAAACTTTCAAAACGAATTTTATTATGATATGCTAATTAAAAGGAAAATAAAAAATAGATATTGAGCAGGAGATGAAAAATGAGTTTTTTTGTTTTGCTCTGTTATTTGACTTTTTTGCGACATTAATAGCCCATGAGCAACCAATTATGGAGGTTTGTGGTTTTAAGTTTACAGAAGGACCGTTGTGGGTGGATGAATTAGGTTGGATATTTAGCGATATACCTGCAAATACAGTTTATAAGATAGCAAATCATGAGGTTTATTTGAGTCCCAGTGGAAACTCAAATGGTTTGGCGTTGGATAAGAAAGGAAATATCCTTTTAGCGGAACATGGAAACCGAAGAATTTCGAGGATGTATCGAAATGGGAATATCGAAGTTGTTGCGGAAAGGTATCAGGGGAAGCGTTTTAATAGCCCTAATGATTTGGTAGTTCGTTCGGATGGAAGTATTTTTTTCACTGACCCTCCTTATGGTTTGCCAGGGGGGATGAATGGACCGAATGCGGAACTTAATTTTTGCGGGATTTATGAAATTACTCCGAAGGGAGATGTTTTACTTATTAACAAAAAATTGAACAAGCCTAACGGTATTGCTTTATCAAGAGATGAGGAGATTTTATTTGTCGCAGATACAGAACAAAACGCTATTTTTAAGTTTTTATATAAGGACAAAGAATATCCAATGGAGGAAATAAAATTTTGTGATGTGGCGTCCCCAGATGGAATAAAAATAGATAAGCAGGACAATCTTTGGGTTACATCGTCGGAAGGGGTGGTTGTGTTTAACAAGCAAGGGGAGAGGATAGATATAATTAAAGTTCCGAAACATCCGGCTAATTGTGCTTTTGGTGGGAAGAATGGAGATGAGTTTCTTGTTACAGCCCGTGATTGTGTATATTTATACCGTTTGAAGAAAGAAAAATAGTGTAAAAATAAAAAAGTGAAAAATTGAAACCTTATTTATATGTAATGTTATGATAATAATCCTTTCTATTAAATAATAATGAGGAATTATAAAAGAATAGGATATTTTAAATTAGAAGGTAAGAATTTATGATAGATTTGAAGAAAATAAAATCAGCAGAGGTATGGCGGGAACAGAGGGAAGAGTTAAAGAAGCAGTTTTTGCGTTATTTGGGTGAAGATATATTGGTGTTGAGCGACCCTCTTTATGAAGAGATAGAAGATGACAATTCTGGTATCTTTGTGCCGCACACGAAGGTTATTGACGAGATTGGGGAAGATGAGATTCGGAGATATAAGATTGAGTATTCTGTTCATGAGGAGGAACGGATTACTGCATGGGTTTTCGCCCCCGAACGGAATAAGAAGGAATCTATACCTGCTATTCTTTGTTGTCATGATTATGTTCCTCAGGGGAAAGATGAGTTTGCGGGTATTGATGGAGACCCTCAATATGCAATTGCCCGAGAACTTGCATACTCTGGTTACATTACTATGGTTCCAGATTGCTTGTATTTTGGAGAACGAACAGAACCGAAACGAGCAAAAGGGGGTGCGAAATTCCAGGATATGAAATGCTCTAAAGTAGTGTATCAAGGAAAACTAATTATGGATTATCTTGCGGGGCTTCGCGTTTTTGGAACATGGTTTACAACCGACATTACAAGTATTGGTGTATTGGGGAAAGGTTTTGGTGCTTTGCAAGCAATACTTTTAACAGCCATAGAGCCATCTATTCAGGCATGTGTTGCCATAGGTCCGTTGTCCTCATGGAAGGATAAAAGGAATAAGAATAACTGGCTTTTCCAGAGTGAAAATGATTTAATTCCAGAACTTCGTAAGGAGATAGAAGCAGGAAAAGAAACTTTTGATATTGAACATATTCTTGCACTCTGTGCTACGAGCGCGGTGATGATTATAAATCCTTTAGGAGAGACGGATAATACTACTAAAGGGAAAACAAGTATTCCTTATATCAAATCTGCAGAACGAATATATGATTTGTTGGGAATGCCAGAGGCGTTGCAGGTTGTTCAAAGGAAGACGAAGAATTTCGGAAGCACATTATTGCCTGTTATTGAAGATTGGTTTGCTGAGTGGCTTTAACAAATATAATTTTCATGTATAGGAATTAAACCTTATAGAGGGATTGTTTTGCTAACATGGTTGAAATTTACAAAAATAAGATAGATAAGTTAATTCAAAATGTGGAGCGTGTTTTTTTAGGTAAAACACACGCTATCAAACTTTGTGTAACGGGAATACTTTCGCGTGGTCATATTTTGATAGAAGATGTTCCGGGAATGGGAAAAACAACACTGGCACAGGTATTAGCCCGTTCCATGAATTGTGTTTTTCATCGGATTCAATTTACCAGCGATATGTTGCCATCGGATATATTGGGAGTGTCTATATTAAATCCAAGGACGACAGATTTTGAGTTTCGTAGGGGACCGATTTTTGCTAATATAGTGCTTGCAGATGAGATTAATCGGACTCCACCGAAGACCCAAAGTGCCTTATTGGAAGCCATGAGTGAAAATCAGGTTTCTGTGGATGGAAGCACCTATCCTTTACCGCAACCTTTTATTGTTATTGCGACGCAAAATCCTATTGAGTATGAAGGTACATATAGTTTGCCAGAATCACAACTGGATAGGTTTTTGATTCGACTGGAAATAGGTTATCCTCCTGCAGAGGAAGAACTTGTTATTATGAAAAAAAGAGAGGTGGTAAAGGAGATAAGTGAATTACCCCCTGTTTTAACATCGGAGGAAGTTACCGAATTACAGGAACAGACCAAAAAAATATTTGTAGATGATTCAATAATGGATTATATCTTACAGATTGTTGAACAGACGCGGAATCATGAACAGGTAGAATTGGGAATAAGTCCCCGAGGGACACAGAGTTTGTATGTAGCAACACAAGCATGGGCACTTATTAATGGAAGAGATTTTGCAACTCCGCAGGATGTTCGGGAAGTAGCCGAACCTGTGTTATCTCATCGGTTGATTTCAAAGTCGAGGTCTTTTAATTTAATACATATAGCCGAAGAACGGAAAAAAATTATTCAGGATATTCTCCAAAGGGTTCCCATTCCCCGTTAATTATGATTTCAGGATTACCTACACGAAAGAAGACGATACGAACTTTTTGGTGGGGGGAAGTTTTTTTTACGATTCTTTTACTACTTTCTGCATGGAATAGTGGTAATAATATCTTATATCTGGCTTTTGCTATATGTTTCTCTATTGCAATTTGTGCGGAAGTATTTTCGAAGTGGAATTTCATACCACCCCGTCTTGAAATATTAGTGCCGGAGCAGGTAACAAGAGGAAGTGAGGCTAATATATGGATACGGTTAAAGAATATGAAAAAGCGAACTCCTTTATTTGGGATTTCTGTAGAAGGTGTAATCGAGGATACACGGGGTGTGAAGACAAGGGTGTTCTGGAAAAAAATACCTGTATTGCCTGTAAATCAGTATATTGAATTTTCATTGGAGCAGAAATTCCCGAAACGAGGTCGTGTGCAAATAACAGAGGTAGTGATACGGTCCGAATTTCCGTTGGGAATTGTTGAAAGAGAGGCGTGGTATCAAGTGAATGCAGAGGTATTGGTAGTGCCAAGAACACAATTTTTAAAGGTGCAATCATTAGGAAATTTTGCGGGAGGAAGTCGTGTCCCAACACGAACACTTATTTCTGAATCGGGGGATTTTTATTCTGTTCGGGAGTATCAACCGGGGGATGATTTGCGATATATTGCATGGAAAATAAGTGCTCGTTTGGGTGTATGGCTGGTTCGAGAGTGGGCGTTAAGTTTACCCAATCAATATTTGATTTATCTGGATTTAAGAAGACCCGTAGGAGAAAATAATGAAGAGATTTTTGAGGAAATGATGGATTTTGTTGCCTCTCTGGCGTTTTCTCTTCTCATGAAACAATTTCGAGTGGGTATATGGACAGAAGAGGATAAGATACCTTTAGGACATGGAATAGGACATTTGAACTTGATTTTGAAAAAACTTGCATTACTTCAGCCTAAGGATAATAAGGAAATGAATGAAAAATTATGGAATCGTTTTGTTCAGGAAGGTAGAAGTTCAAGGTTATTGCTTTTGTCGGTAAATCCGGAATTATGGGGACAAGTTTTATCAACCGGTATGAGGGTGGTAAATCCTGATGTTATTTCTGCAGGAAGATAGACATAATTTGATGTTAAAGTTATCGGTATTGATTGCTGTAATGTCGGCATACCTGGCATTAACAGCCGTTCGGTACTATGGGATGATTATGTTATTTGTTCCAATAGTGCCATTGGTATTGAGTTTTTTTGTGGAGAAAATTGTTGAGAAATATCCCAGATATCCGTTTTGGATTCAAATTCCTTTGTGGATAGTGAGTATTCTTCTACCTTTATTAATAGCGTTATTGGGAATATTGGATACTGTGCTTCTATTAACGGGTATGATACAGTTAACATTAGTAGCACGACCTAAAGGGATGAAAGAATATCTATATATAATACTGATGAGTTTCTTTTTATTGTTGGGAGCTGGGGTTCAGGCACCTGAGTTTGTTGTAGGTATTTCGTTTATTTTATTTGTATGTTGTGTTTTTATTCTTTTACCGATAGTTACAGTGGTTTATGGTAAAGATAAACAGGGAAGGAGTATTTCTGTTCCATGGGTTCAGTTGAAGCAAATATTTCCTGCTTATCGGTTTTATCTGGTGATTTTTGTTTTATTAAACATTGTTGTAGGTTGGTTTTTTATTATTTCTGGTTTTTTGTTTATGCCTCGAATGGAGGCAGGTATTTTTGGTCGTGATTTGGGAGCCATTTCACGAACAGGGATTGCTACCAGTGTCTCTTTAAGGGGGGGACAAACAATTGCTATATCCTATACGCCCGTGATGAGTGTGTTTATACCTTCGACGGGGATAGGTCCGCCGATACCTCAGAATCAATTATATTGGCGTATTACAAGTTTACCGACTTATTTAGGGATACAGTGGCGTAGATGGCCTTTGGAGGATTCGTATGAACCTACAAGTAGTTCTATTTCCTTTTTGGGATTATTGAGAGCCATTCAGGTCCAGAAGAATGATGTTAAGAGTAGTATTCTCTTAGAGAAGAGAAGGGATATGCCTTTTAGAGAGGTAATACAAGATATATATCTTGACAATATTCCAGAGGATGGAATTCCTGTATTGGACCGTGTGAGGGAATTTCGTGTAAGGGAATCAGGAACTCAGGTGTCATTAAATTGGGATTCGACGAAGGATTATACAGTATCATTTTCTTCTAATAATGCACGCAGGTTGGTTTATCGAGTTGTTTCGGACCTTATTCAATGGGATGGAACGAGATTGAGAACGGCACCCGATAATTATAAAGAAACAATGTCTCAGCGGGATTATGATTTGTTAACTCAACATGATTTATCGCCAGAGGTGCAAGCCCGAATTCAGAGGATTGTAGAAGGAAAAGAAACCGTTTATGATAAGGTTCTTGCGATAGAAAAGTGGTTATCAGGTCCAGAATTCCAATATACTCTGGATATTCCTCCGTTGCCGGGAGACCATCCTATGAATGCCTTTTTTACGCAAATTCGGCGCGGACATTGTGAGTTATTTGCCAGTGCGATGGCTCTTGCTGTGCGAAGTTTGGGGATACCGTCTCGTGTAGTTTCAGGTTATGTAGGAGGGGAATGGGACGCACAAAATCGTTCTTATATTGTGCGAGAAGGGATGGCTCATTTATGGGTGGAGGTGTTATTCCTTAATTACGGGTGGGTCCCGTTTGACCCTTCGCCGTTACCCGATTCCAGTTACTTTATGAGAAACCAGATTATAATGCAGTTAACGCGTTGGATGTTAAGAACGCGAATGTTCTGGTATCAGCAAATCGTAGGATTTGACCGCGGGTTTCAATTGCCCAGTTTTGGACTTGAAAGATTTGGTTTTATAAAGAGTTTGGATGATTATATCAATCCGGGTAGAAAAATAACGGTTCCTTCTGTAGGGACTGTAATTATTCTTTTAATAATTTTAGCTATTCTTTATCTTTTGGGGTTAATATGGCAGGTATTGTGGAATGTCGTTCATCTTTATCGTGTTAAAACAAGGGAGGTTTATCTAACAAAGGACCAGTATGAAGCAAAACAATTATTTAAAAAACTGGAAATTCTGTTCGAGAAGAATAACTGGAATGTTCGGAATTTAACTGTTGAGGAAATAGTGAGAGAATTGCCCGATAGAATTCCTTCCTTGTATGATGAAGTTCAAGATTTTTTAGAGGATTACAATTTAATACGATTTGGAAAAAAGCCATGGGATGAAAAGAAAAAAATGTATTGGTGGAAAAAGATAAGGGAGTGGCGGAATAAGAGGTATTGGAAGGAAGATGTTGGCAGGTAATATGGGTAAAAATTTTAAGTAAAGTTATTTTTTCTTATTGTTCAGGAAGAATAAAACTTCGTTGGCATCTTGTGTGCCGATAATTATATCTACAAAATTGTCTTGATTTAAGTCAGCAGAGTTTATGGATACGGGTTTCCCTGATTTTATGGGATATTTTTCTATTGTAAAAAGAGTGGGTTGGGTAGTGTTTGTTTTAGGATTTGAACCTTTGTTTATCATAACAATGAGTTGTTGCCCTTTCCTATCTGCAATTGCAATATCGGGGAGGTGGTCATTATTAAAGTCGAATACAGTTATGTCCATGATTTCGGTATTTACTTCCGGGTTTGTAGTATTGAAGTTGTAGGTTTCCGATAAACGGAAAGAAAAGGGAATGGTGTCTCCATATAAAATTTCGAGGGGTTGATTGATTTTTTTATGACTGATTACAATATCTGTTTTCCCATCGGCATTGAAATCTGAAAGAAATATCCGATTGGGTTGTATACCTCTTGTGAGAATTCGAGAGTGTTCAACAAATTTATATTCCTCATTCCCTTTCAGAAATAAAATTTCTCCCGAATTAAACATTGTTACTGCAATATCGGTTAATTTGTCGTTGTCAAAGTCAGTTATTGCGATTGAACGGGGTCCTCCCGGTGTAGGAATGATTTGGTGTAGAACAAGGGATTCCTTTGAATCTCCTAAAAGAATTGCAACAATATCACTACTCCATCCTGTAGTGATTACATCCTTTAATCCATCTTTATTCAGGTCAGTAATTACCAGAGAAGTCAATCCTGGAATTGTGAAAAAAGGTTGTTCATCTCCATCAAGAAGTCGTGAGTATTTTAAATTATCATCTGGAATTTTTATAGAAGTAATGGTGAAAACATTTTCTTCCTTCAAATTATGAAAGATTTGGATGTCCTGATTTTTTTTTGCGAGGAAATTTGCAACGACAATATCTGGCCATTTTAGAGAGTCCATATTGGCAATAGCAATGGCATAGGGAGCAAAATCGGTCTTTAAGGAAGGGTGTAATTTTAGATAATTTAAAATCCCTTGAGATAGAAGTATAGATAATTCGTCATTTGCAGGTTTTTCTTCCCGGGGATTTCGCATTTCGCCACGGTCTGCGGTAACAATGTCAGGGATTCCATCTCCATTGAGGTCAGCAATTGCAATGGAACAAGGGTTTGGACCTACTTGTAAGAATTGAGGATGAAGCGAGAAAGTCTGAGAATATACGAAATTAGTTGTTAGGAGTAGTAAGAGAAAAAGTATATATTTTGATTTGTTGAAGTAAAATGTCATTTAAGCCCATCTTTCTTTTTTGTAAATTGGATAGCAAGTTTTATGGCATGATACAAACTTTGTTCGCAGGCAATACCCTTACCTGCGATATCAAAAGCGGTTCCATGGTCAACAGATGTCCTTATAATAGGTAGCCCTAATGTAATATTAACCCCTTCGTCCATAGCGATAAGTTTCATAGGGATGTGTCCCTGGTCGTGATACATAGCGATAACCATATTAAATTCTCCGAGATACATTCTTCGGAAAATGGTATCTGGCGGGTAGGGACCAGAACAAGGAATCCCTTTCTTTTTACATGCATTGATGGCTGGTAAAATAATATCTAATTCTTCATTCCCAAAAAGTCCCTGTTCACCCGCATGAGGGTTAAGTCCAGCAACACCAATATGAAGATTGCGAGGGCAAATTATTTTTAGTGCGTTGTATCCGATTTCAATCGTTTTTATTAAATCTTTTTTGTTTAAACTTTGAATGGCATTTAATAAGGACTTATGAGCCGTGTGATGAACAACCCGCATATTTCCGGCAAAAAGAGACATCCGATAATGTTTTGTTTTTGTCCAGTCTGCTAACATCGTAGTATGTCCATCATAAGGAATACCTGCTCTTGCTAAACCTTCTTTTGTTATGGGACAGGTTACCATAGCATCACATCTTTTTTCCGTGCACCATTTCACTGCTTGGCGAATCCATGCCGTTGCGGAAGTGCTATTTTGGGGGTCAAGGATTCCCGGTTTCATGTCTAAACTTGTATATTCAAGTTCAATGATACCAATTTTACTTTTTAGTTTCGGGGCTTCTTCAGGGATATTAATTTTGACAGGTTCTAAATAGTTGTTTAATTTTCTACAATAATATAGATATGCTTGAATGTTTCCGAGTATTATGGGGGTGCATATTTTTGTGATTTCTTTATTTGTTAAGACTTTCCCAATAATTTCGGGACCGATACCATTAATATCTCCCATTGTTATGGCAATAATCGGTTTGGAACTCATATTAAAAATCCTAAATAAAGGGCGAAAATTAGTTTAAAGGTTCCATTTTTTGTTTATTATTATACTTGAAACGGGGAAGAAAGTTTCTTGTATGAAAGTAAAAGAAAATAGGCAGAACCACTATATTATAGCATTCTGCCTATTTATGTAAAATACATTATTTAAGAGATGTAGTATTTTATGTTAATGCGGATACGAGAACACCGATGACAAGAGCAACCGCTTGTGTTACAGGAGCAGTGCCACCTGTTGGTTGATAACGAATAAATTCGACATGTCCATCAAGGTAAAGAACATTTGACCCACCCGGAATATGGTTGAAATTAGAAGCGTCAGTTGCTACTTTGTCAAACATGATGGGTAGGCTGCTTTGTGCTTTTGAACTTGATGCAGGATTGTTAATATCTGTTATGAGGAATCTTTCGATACCTTCACGCAAACGATAAACTGTATTGGTTCCTGCATTACCATACCCATCGAGTGTTGAACTTGTTATGTCTGCATCAACAACACGCATAATGCCAGCATTATCCTTTGTTTGAACAGCAGTGATAAGTTCGGGTTTTGCCAATGACATTAATCCATAAACCAACTGTGCAGGTGCGTTTCCAGAACCAGATACAGGACCTGCTCCAAGTGCATTTAATACATTTACCATAGGTGTAATGTCTACCATAGGCCATTCATCGCCAACGCGGTCCATGACCAATCCCAAGTAGATATAACTTGAATCCATAGCAGAGGCGCAAGATACGGTGTCGTTTGCATATACATTTACGCACCAATCGTCACGGTCGGGATATTTTGCACGGGTAATTGTTTGGCGATAGTCGGAGTCCGATGGGCAAAAGGCAATCATAGGGTCGTTGAGATATTCTGGATAGATTAAGAATGTGCTGGGACATAAGTCTGCACGAACCTCAATATTGCCATTGATTTGCGGATAGGCACCGAACTGAACAGGAGGAAATCGTTCTCCTTTCGCTTCGTTGGAATACATTTTGAGAACCAGTCCCCATTGTTTTAAGTTGTTCTGACAACTGGAACGACGAGCCGCTTCGCGTGCACGGGCAAGTGCAGGTAATAGGATGGCTGCAAGTATGCCAATGATGGCAATTACAACCAACAATTCAATTAAAGTAAATCCTTTCTTTTTTAACATACGCATATCCTTTCTTGTTTTATTTTTTGCCACGCGCGTAGCATGTTTATTACCATATATAGAGACAGATTGAAAAACATCTGGGTTTCATTAGAATTTATTATTTTCAAAAGTAGTTTACAATTCTTATTTAAGGAGAAAAATATAATGAAAAAGTTAATGAAAAAAACAATGCCGATTATTATTGCTTTATTTCTTATTATTGGATTTTCGGGATGTATATGTAAGCCTATTCAGGAAGGAGAATTGACCTTATTGTCTACACAATTTGGTTATAAAGTAGAAGGACCTTTGGGCTTTGAAGGGACAATTACAAAAGAAAGTGTGGACATGGAAGAGTGGAACTTTTCAGGGAAATTTGTATTTCCTAATCAATTATGTTTTTATCTTGGGAAAACAGTGTCTATAGCAGAGAGTTATCCTGAACAAATTGAAATACGGCTTTATACAATTTCTTCTTTAATAGGGCAGATACTACTACCGCGTGATAAGGAAGTTCCTGTTCAATGTAAGATAAAGGCTTCGAATGATGCCCGTTTCCGAGTTATATTTTATTAATTTGTTAGAAAATTTAGATAGAAAGACATGAATATAGTAAAAGATGAGTTACGGAAGAAGGTATTGTTTTGTAGAAGATTGCTTTCGCCGAATGAAATAAAAGAAAGAAGTGAAAGAATAACAGAGCTCTTTTTTTCATTAACTTTTTGGGATGTGTATGAGAACTTTTTTGTATACATGTCCGATGGACAGGGAGAAGTGGAAACAAAATCTCTTATTTATTCATTGCTTAAAAGAGGGAAAAAAATATGGATACCGCGTGTAAAACAATATAATTTGATATGGTATCTAATTGATGAGAAAAAATTACAGGAATTAAAGATTAGTCCCTGGGGAATATTAGAACCTTTGCCTGATTGGGAACCCTCTACGGATAGAATAAAAGAAAAGACTGTTTGCATTGTTCCGGGAATCGTTTTTGACCGTCGTGGTTATCGAATTGGACATGGGAAGGGCTTTTATGACCGTTTTTTAGGTAGCAATAGGCGGTGTATTTCTGTAGGTTTCTGTTATAGTTTTCAGATGGTAATGTTATGTCCGCATAGGAACTGGGATGTTCCGGTGGATTGGGTTATTACTGAAAATAATGTGTTCCATCCCCATAATTCTTTTTCATAAATGTAAGGCAAATGAGTTTTTATGAAGGATAGAGAATATCAATATGTAGAACTTAATAAGGGGAAAACATGTTTTGAGAAAGTGGGGGATAGTTCTAAACCTATTGTCGTATTTGTGCATGGATTATCTTCGCCGATGTGTATTTGGAATAAAAATATTTATGAATTGTCTAATGATTGTTGTGCTATTCGATATGACCTTTATGGCAGAGGAAATTCTGCCCGTCCTATAGTTTCTTATGATGCGGATTTGTTTGTTAATCAATTATATGAATTGATACAAACATTAGCACTTTCTTTACCCGTAAGTCTTGTAGGGTTAAGTATGGGAGGTGCTATTGTAAGTGATTTTGCAGTTCGATATCCTGAAATGGTGGATAAAATGGTATTAATTGCTCCTGCAGGTTTATTAAAGCGAACATGGGGAATGAAATTAATGGGTATGCCTTTTGTTGGAACAATTCTTTATGAAGTTTTTGGTAAGAAGGCTTTAATAAAAGGTGTCTTGGAAACAATAGGGGATTCTATGGAAGATAAAATTTATATGCAGAAGGTTTATGAAG contains:
- a CDS encoding histidinol-phosphatase codes for the protein MQETIPWFFSMHGGHSKEFCDHAESNIEDIILRAIELNMPVYGFSEHAPRKHEAYLYPEEIELKKTPQDLIHSFYAYCDTLDNLQKKYASQITLLKGLEIEVVPPNDYISFNQQLIREGNIEYIVGSVHWVNNYMTDFSSETFYKAVEAYHGLEKLMIAYYQTLKEMIISIKPDIVGHFDLITCFLKPEEVPEYSSKLLKVIEETLEEIKKNNCILELNTSGLRKPIQRIFPDIFIIQKSVELEIPFTFADDSHNVQQVGYQLEKARELLLNQGITHIIRLNKSQQKIIREKISLI
- a CDS encoding SMP-30/gluconolactonase/LRE family protein is translated as MKNEFFCFALLFDFFATLIAHEQPIMEVCGFKFTEGPLWVDELGWIFSDIPANTVYKIANHEVYLSPSGNSNGLALDKKGNILLAEHGNRRISRMYRNGNIEVVAERYQGKRFNSPNDLVVRSDGSIFFTDPPYGLPGGMNGPNAELNFCGIYEITPKGDVLLINKKLNKPNGIALSRDEEILFVADTEQNAIFKFLYKDKEYPMEEIKFCDVASPDGIKIDKQDNLWVTSSEGVVVFNKQGERIDIIKVPKHPANCAFGGKNGDEFLVTARDCVYLYRLKKEK
- a CDS encoding dienelactone hydrolase family protein; the protein is MIDLKKIKSAEVWREQREELKKQFLRYLGEDILVLSDPLYEEIEDDNSGIFVPHTKVIDEIGEDEIRRYKIEYSVHEEERITAWVFAPERNKKESIPAILCCHDYVPQGKDEFAGIDGDPQYAIARELAYSGYITMVPDCLYFGERTEPKRAKGGAKFQDMKCSKVVYQGKLIMDYLAGLRVFGTWFTTDITSIGVLGKGFGALQAILLTAIEPSIQACVAIGPLSSWKDKRNKNNWLFQSENDLIPELRKEIEAGKETFDIEHILALCATSAVMIINPLGETDNTTKGKTSIPYIKSAERIYDLLGMPEALQVVQRKTKNFGSTLLPVIEDWFAEWL
- a CDS encoding MoxR family ATPase, coding for MVEIYKNKIDKLIQNVERVFLGKTHAIKLCVTGILSRGHILIEDVPGMGKTTLAQVLARSMNCVFHRIQFTSDMLPSDILGVSILNPRTTDFEFRRGPIFANIVLADEINRTPPKTQSALLEAMSENQVSVDGSTYPLPQPFIVIATQNPIEYEGTYSLPESQLDRFLIRLEIGYPPAEEELVIMKKREVVKEISELPPVLTSEEVTELQEQTKKIFVDDSIMDYILQIVEQTRNHEQVELGISPRGTQSLYVATQAWALINGRDFATPQDVREVAEPVLSHRLISKSRSFNLIHIAEERKKIIQDILQRVPIPR
- a CDS encoding DUF58 domain-containing protein, translating into MISGLPTRKKTIRTFWWGEVFFTILLLLSAWNSGNNILYLAFAICFSIAICAEVFSKWNFIPPRLEILVPEQVTRGSEANIWIRLKNMKKRTPLFGISVEGVIEDTRGVKTRVFWKKIPVLPVNQYIEFSLEQKFPKRGRVQITEVVIRSEFPLGIVEREAWYQVNAEVLVVPRTQFLKVQSLGNFAGGSRVPTRTLISESGDFYSVREYQPGDDLRYIAWKISARLGVWLVREWALSLPNQYLIYLDLRRPVGENNEEIFEEMMDFVASLAFSLLMKQFRVGIWTEEDKIPLGHGIGHLNLILKKLALLQPKDNKEMNEKLWNRFVQEGRSSRLLLLSVNPELWGQVLSTGMRVVNPDVISAGR
- a CDS encoding DUF3488 and transglutaminase-like domain-containing protein; this encodes MLFLQEDRHNLMLKLSVLIAVMSAYLALTAVRYYGMIMLFVPIVPLVLSFFVEKIVEKYPRYPFWIQIPLWIVSILLPLLIALLGILDTVLLLTGMIQLTLVARPKGMKEYLYIILMSFFLLLGAGVQAPEFVVGISFILFVCCVFILLPIVTVVYGKDKQGRSISVPWVQLKQIFPAYRFYLVIFVLLNIVVGWFFIISGFLFMPRMEAGIFGRDLGAISRTGIATSVSLRGGQTIAISYTPVMSVFIPSTGIGPPIPQNQLYWRITSLPTYLGIQWRRWPLEDSYEPTSSSISFLGLLRAIQVQKNDVKSSILLEKRRDMPFREVIQDIYLDNIPEDGIPVLDRVREFRVRESGTQVSLNWDSTKDYTVSFSSNNARRLVYRVVSDLIQWDGTRLRTAPDNYKETMSQRDYDLLTQHDLSPEVQARIQRIVEGKETVYDKVLAIEKWLSGPEFQYTLDIPPLPGDHPMNAFFTQIRRGHCELFASAMALAVRSLGIPSRVVSGYVGGEWDAQNRSYIVREGMAHLWVEVLFLNYGWVPFDPSPLPDSSYFMRNQIIMQLTRWMLRTRMFWYQQIVGFDRGFQLPSFGLERFGFIKSLDDYINPGRKITVPSVGTVIILLIILAILYLLGLIWQVLWNVVHLYRVKTREVYLTKDQYEAKQLFKKLEILFEKNNWNVRNLTVEEIVRELPDRIPSLYDEVQDFLEDYNLIRFGKKPWDEKKKMYWWKKIREWRNKRYWKEDVGR
- a CDS encoding FG-GAP-like repeat-containing protein, with the protein product MTFYFNKSKYILFLLLLLTTNFVYSQTFSLHPQFLQVGPNPCSIAIADLNGDGIPDIVTADRGEMRNPREEKPANDELSILLSQGILNYLKLHPSLKTDFAPYAIAIANMDSLKWPDIVVANFLAKKNQDIQIFHNLKEENVFTITSIKIPDDNLKYSRLLDGDEQPFFTIPGLTSLVITDLNKDGLKDVITTGWSSDIVAILLGDSKESLVLHQIIPTPGGPRSIAITDFDNDKLTDIAVTMFNSGEILFLKGNEEYKFVEHSRILTRGIQPNRIFLSDFNADGKTDIVISHKKINQPLEILYGDTIPFSFRLSETYNFNTTNPEVNTEIMDITVFDFNNDHLPDIAIADRKGQQLIVMINKGSNPKTNTTQPTLFTIEKYPIKSGKPVSINSADLNQDNFVDIIIGTQDANEVLFFLNNKKK